Below is a window of Deinococcus aerophilus DNA.
CCCGGTGGCATTTTCGGTTGTCACAAACAGAAAGTGTCCCCTACCGGGGACGCTTTCTCATACTTTGTGTCAGGCCGTCAGGCAATGACCCACTGGTCGGCGTGAAGTGAAAGGCAAAGCGGGGATGCGCCACCAGCCAGTCCTGCACGGTCTTGGTCTTGTGGGTGATGTAGTTATCGAGAATGACGTGGACCGCGAGTTCCTCAGGAACTCGCTGATCAATTTCCTGGAGAAAATCTTTGAACTCCAGCGCCCGGTGGCGGGGGTAGCACTTGCCAATAACCGAGCCGACCTTGGCGTCCAGAGCCGCCATCAGGGTGGTGGTGCCATGCCGGACATAGGTGTGGCCGGTGCGTTCTTCCTGTCCCGGCCGCAGGGGGAACGTGGCCGAGCCACGTTCCAGCGCCTGGATCTGTGGCTTCTCCTCCACGCACAACACCAGAGCACGGTCAGGTGGTGCGAGATAGAGGCCGACGATATCTCGCACCTTTTCGATCAGCAGTGGATCCTTGGACAACTGGAAGGACGAAGTCAGATGGGGCCGTAAGCCAAAGGCCTGCCAGATCCGGTACACCGCACTCTGCGTCATTCCACTCGCCCTGGCCATGCTCCGGGTCGTCCAGTGGGTCGCGTCCTTGGGCAAGGTGTCCAGGGTGAGGCGCACGACCTGTTCCACGTCTTGATCCAGGATGGACCGCGGCGCGCCACTTTTGGGCGCGTCGCCCAGTCCCTGGACTCCGTGCTGGTTGAAGCGTCGTCGCCAGACACTGACCGTGTCGTCACACAGTCCTACCTTCGCCCCGATCTCGGTCAGGGTGAGTTCCGGGTGATCTGCACTGAGCAGGATGATCCGGGCGCGGGTGGCCAGACCCCTCGGGGTCTGGCGGCGTCGGACCAGCGCTTCGAGCAAACTCCGTTCTTCAGATGTCGGTTGGGGAACAGGTGACCTGAGGCCACGGCGCATGGCGCACCTCCACCTCAAGCGTACGCCTCCCACTCCCAACATTCCTCTGAATCAGACCACTAGAGCGCAGGTCGGACCGAGCCGCCAGTTTTGGCGTTCTCTCCGCCCGCCTGTCCCAGCCCAGCGCAGTGTTCAATCGACTATCCCGGCGTGGTAGACGCCCTGCGCCAGAATGGTGCAGCCTGGGAGTTCCGGGCGTTCTCGTGGATCAGCGCGGGAGTATGCGGCCCCGGCACGCTGTCTTTCTCAGCACGCGGGGACGCGGCAGAAGGGGCGGGGGCGGAATTGCAGGTCAATCTGGATGGGCAAGAGTTGTTAAACCAGCACTTCACCATGACGCAGACCATGACGATGAACGTGCCAGCAGCGGGCAAATTGGTGCTGGCCTTCACCAACGATTTGATCGTGCGGGATACTGAGGGCGTATTCACAGGGAATCGTAATCTTTTCGTGAGTGATCTGATTTTCACCGCCCGCCCCTTAAGGGATGGGCTATAAAGCAGTCATGACCTTATCAGCAACACGCGAACGCCCGTTCGGATTTATGGAGAGTGCGCTCGCGCTGTTGCTCGTAACTTACCTCATTAAGGGCCTCCCCGCACTGGCCTTTTTGCCCGATCTGACCGTGATCGCGGCGGGCGTGACCGCGTTGGCCGTGGCGTACACCATCTGGCGACAGCTTGCCGTGCCGCGATCCTGGGGGCCGCTGCTGACTTTTTTTGCCCTGTGGCTCCCCGGCCTGCTCATTCACACCTGGGGACCGCTGACCGCTCAGAAATCGCTCTTTTTCTACACCTTGACCCTCCTCTCGGCTCTTGCCCCTACCGTGCTGATCCAGTCGCACGCCTCGCTGAGCCGCCTGCTAAACGCAATGGCTCTGCTCGGTGCTGTGGTAACCGTAGTCGCTGGAATTGAATTTGTGACGAGTCGAGGTGCCCTCTACCGCCTAGACGTGGAGGGCACGAACACCATCGCCGTGGGCCGGGGCGTCGGGATGGCCCTGCTGTGGGTGCTGGTGATGGCGGTTTACCGCCGCTGGCGTGCGCTGCCCACCGCCCTGCTGGTGTTGCCGCTGGCGGGCCTGCTGCTGTCCAGTGGTTCTCGCGGCCCGCTGATCGGCGCGCTGCTGGGGGCGATTGTGCTCCTGGCCCCCAGGGTGATGCGCCGGGGGAATGGGCGTCTGGCGGTGGCGTTCGCGCTCGTGGCGGGCGGCGTGGCCCTGGCCGTGCCGTATTTGCCCAGCGCCAGCGTGGAGCGCGTTGCTCAATTTTTCACCGCTGGCGCGAGCGGGGAGCTTGATTCCAGCGCCTCGGCACGCGGAGAACTGTGGGCCGCAGCTTGGGATGCGGGGCTCGTTAACCCCCTCGGCGTGGGCGTGGGCCGCTACTCGGAGGTCACCAACGTCATCGTCCCTCCCTCCTCCACACCCCTCACCTATCCTCACAACCTGTGGCTGGAGGTGTGGGCGGAGGCGGGATGGCTGCCTGGACTGCTGCTGCTGGCCCTGACGCTCTGGGCGGTGCGGAATACCTGGGTGGCGCGGCGGGATGGCACGGAAACCTCAGCGCTGCTGCTGCTGATGTTGTTGTTTTGGGCCATGTGCCATGCAGTTAGCAGCGATGTCAACGGGGCGAAACCACTGTTCGCGCTTATTGCAATCAGCATCAGCAGTTGGATGGTGAGTCGGCGGCATCAGGCGGCGATAGATGCAAAGGATGGCGAACCGATGTACGCCTGATGCCATGTCTCACGAGGAGTTCTGAACCTACACGTACCACTTCTGCCCAAGGTTGTTGATGGGTGCCGCCGTGGCGTTCACGAGAACAATCTGGATCGTGTTTGCGGCGCTGACATAGGCGTAGTGTGACTCGCCAGCAGGCAGCACGGATTCAGGAGTGGCGATCACTGTCGCCCCCACTTTTGCCCCGGTCACAGTGGCCCAGTGGCGGGTGAGGATGCCGCGGCCACTGTGGGGTTGTTGCCGATCAGGTTAATGATGGCAAGAATCGGGGAGAGGACGATGGTGTTCCAGGAGTTGAGGCGGTCAATCTGGGCCTTGAGGATATTGTTGGTGGCGAGGATGTAGCTGGTCAGACCGCCTAGGGCGATGTTGCCGAAGGCCGTCACACGCTGGCAGGCGTTCGTGGTGGCGTCTAAACCGTGCATGTCTGCGCCCGTCGCCTCGGACGGCCCCTCGAACACGCAGGCAGTGAAGTTGACGTGCTGGAAGCCGCGCAGGTTGTTCATGGTCCGCGCCGCCGTGGTGCTGAAGGTCACACCGATCATGCGCAGCGAGACCGCCAGGACGGTGCTGTCGGTTGGGATCGCGTAGATGCACGGCCCCGAGACGTTGCTGCCCCCTTCCCGCGGCAACTGGCTGGCCCAGGTCAGACCATTGCCGGCCGGCAGTAGATGTCGACCATTAGAAGATTGACCTGCAAGTGTCGCAGGTCCCGCTCGGCCTGGGCCAGC
It encodes the following:
- a CDS encoding O-antigen ligase family protein; amino-acid sequence: MTLSATRERPFGFMESALALLLVTYLIKGLPALAFLPDLTVIAAGVTALAVAYTIWRQLAVPRSWGPLLTFFALWLPGLLIHTWGPLTAQKSLFFYTLTLLSALAPTVLIQSHASLSRLLNAMALLGAVVTVVAGIEFVTSRGALYRLDVEGTNTIAVGRGVGMALLWVLVMAVYRRWRALPTALLVLPLAGLLLSSGSRGPLIGALLGAIVLLAPRVMRRGNGRLAVAFALVAGGVALAVPYLPSASVERVAQFFTAGASGELDSSASARGELWAAAWDAGLVNPLGVGVGRYSEVTNVIVPPSSTPLTYPHNLWLEVWAEAGWLPGLLLLALTLWAVRNTWVARRDGTETSALLLLMLLFWAMCHAVSSDVNGAKPLFALIAISISSWMVSRRHQAAIDAKDGEPMYA
- a CDS encoding IS630 family transposase, with protein sequence MLEALVRRRQTPRGLATRARIILLSADHPELTLTEIGAKVGLCDDTVSVWRRRFNQHGVQGLGDAPKSGAPRSILDQDVEQVVRLTLDTLPKDATHWTTRSMARASGMTQSAVYRIWQAFGLRPHLTSSFQLSKDPLLIEKVRDIVGLYLAPPDRALVLCVEEKPQIQALERGSATFPLRPGQEERTGHTYVRHGTTTLMAALDAKVGSVIGKCYPRHRALEFKDFLQEIDQRVPEELAVHVILDNYITHKTKTVQDWLVAHPRFAFHFTPTSGSLPDGLTQSMRKRPR